One Coccinella septempunctata chromosome 1, icCocSept1.1, whole genome shotgun sequence DNA window includes the following coding sequences:
- the LOC123323008 gene encoding angiotensin-converting enzyme-like, producing the protein MWKIPCLLVLASILQQTEVSRRRFSKYNAYYLFEERKGRRFIEIINEASAKDENKLQIAEWNYASNLTDENLKKKLCVIAEVADRTKRRWTKLMRIRWKTFWDIDLKRQFKLYSVLGAFALPKPCLSKYNEIVGKMEKIYSTNTICDYQDPSHCNLTLENEIVEILRTSRNEPELRHVWVSWRNGIGPKVKNLYAQYVRLANKAAHLNNFDNNAEMWLDRYEDRNIKGKFQMLWNVIKPLYLQIHAYTRFHLKRIYGEAVDEKGAIPAHLLGNMWAQSWENIARDILPYPEKPVEDITEKLLEQDYTPLRMFKTAENFFISINMSAMPDLFWKNSIIEKPPDRDIICHGSAWDFANGKDFRIKMWARVTEENFIVVHHEMGHVEYYIQYRNQPFPFRSGANPGFHEAIGDLIALSVKSPTHLHKLNLSRVDLDDSEDILNNLFLMGMAKIVLLPFAYIVDQWRWDVFAGRVTPDCYNKRWWELRREIQGVSPPVHRSECDFDPAAKYHVMADTPYIRYFVSFVIQFQFHKALCEAAGEYRPGDPLKPLHMCDIYQKPAAGNLLKRMLQMGASRPWPEAMEILTGQKDMDASALLEYFRPLYIWLERHNIDNCAFVGW; encoded by the coding sequence ATGTGGAAAATCCCATGTCTTTTAGTTCTCGCATCAATTTTACAACAAACAGAAGTTTCCCGaaggagattttcaaaatacaatGCCTATTACTTATTCGAAGAAAGGAAAGGAAGAAGATTCATAGAGATAATAAACGAAGCGTCGGCCAAAGATGAAAACAAACTACAAATAGCCGAATGGAATTACGCGTCGAATCTGACCGACGAaaacttgaagaaaaaattatgtgttATTGCCGAGGTTGCGGATAGAACCAAAAGGAGATGGACGAAATTGATGAGGATCAGATGGAAGACCTTCTGGGACATAGATCTGAAAAGGCAATTCAAGTTATATTCAGTGCTTGGCGCTTTCGCTCTACCGAAACCTTGTCTATCCAAATACAACGAAATCgtaggaaaaatggaaaagattTATTCCACCAACACCATCTGCGACTACCAGGACCCATCGCACTGCAATCTGACTCTGGAGAACGAAATAGTCGAGATCTTGAGGACGTCTAGGAACGAGCCAGAACTACGACACGTGTGGGTGAGCTGGAGGAATGGCATAGGACCGAAAGTGAAGAACTTATACGCGCAGTATGTACGTTTGGCGAACAAAGCAGCCcatttgaataatttcgatAACAATGCGGAGATGTGGTTAGATAGATATGAGGATAGGAACATCAAAGGGAAATTTCAGATGTTGTGGAACGTTATTAAGCCGCTATACCTACAAATTCACGCCTACACTCGGTTCCATCTGAAGCGAATTTACGGCGAGGCAGTGGACGAGAAGGGGGCAATACCTGCGCATTTGCTCGGCAACATGTGGGCCCAGTCCTGGGAGAATATCGCCAGAGATATCCTGCCATATCCGGAAAAACCGGTCGAAGATATTACGGAGAAATTACTCGAACAAGATTACACACCCCTTCGAATGTTCAAGACTGCAGAGAACTTTTTCATCTCGATTAATATGTCCGCAATGCCCGATCTTTTCTGGAAGAATTCCATAATAGAGAAACCTCCGGATCGCGATATAATATGCCACGGCTCGGCTTGGGATTTCGCGAACGGCAAAGATTTCCGAATAAAGATGTGGGCCAGGGTAACGGAGGAGAATTTCATAGTTGTGCATCACGAGATGGGACACGTGGAATACTACATCCAATATAGGAATCAACCGTTTCCATTTAGATCGGGAGCGAATCCTGGATTTCACGAGGCAATAGGAGACCTGATAGCTTTATCCGTCAAGTCCCCCACGCATCTGCATAAATTAAATCTTTCGCGCGTGGACTTGGACGATTCGGAAGACATTTTGAACAATTTGTTTCTGATGGGAATGGCGAAAATTGTGCTGCTACCGTTCGCCTACATCGTGGACCAATGGAGATGGGACGTTTTCGCCGGTAGAGTCACGCCAGATTGTTACAACAAGAGATGGTGGGAGCTTCGCAGGGAGATTCAGGGTGTCTCTCCGCCGGTCCATCGGTCCGAATGCGATTTTGATCCCGCTGCCAAGTATCACGTGATGGCAGATACGCCATACATAAGGTATTTCGTCAGTTTTGTCATCCAGTTCCAATTTCATAAAGCCCTTTGCGAAGCTGCTGGTGAGTACAGACCGGGAGACCCCTTGAAACCTTTGCATATGTGCGACATATATCAAAAACCGGCGGCtggaaatcttctgaaaagaaTGTTGCAGATGGGCGCCTCTAGGCCATGGCCGGAAGCGATGGAGATTCTCACGGGACAGAAAGATATGGATGCGAGCGCGCTGTTGGAGTATTTCAGACCTCTTTATATATGGTTGGAAAGACACAATATAGATAATTGTGCTTTTGTTGGGTGGTGA